Part of the Trypanosoma brucei gambiense DAL972 chromosome 6, complete sequence genome is shown below.
TGCATATGCTTGGCCGACTCTAGAAGAGTATGCCATGTCAGATTTAGACGATTTTTCGTCTAACCAGGGGGATGAGCTTGCGCCAGACCGCATTGTTGATGCCGAGATAAATTCCCTTCTATTGAGGCAGGCCCTGCCTACGCTGTCACTCACAGTTGAGGCCGTGACTGCGTTTATACAAACCATCCAAAGAATTCACTAGTGGAGAGTTGTTTGACATTTCGAGTGTGCAGAGAACAAAAGTCTACTCGTGTGCCGATGTGTGCGGGTGTGGGTCACAGCGGTTGGATAGGTGCGTAATATGTGCTTACATACGAGTCGCACAAATCGGCATTTGGattctgttgtttgttggAAATTCCTTACACCTTACAAAATGGATGATTGAGAGTTTTggtttttctcccccttgtGAAGCaaatttccttccccttgGCTTTACTTCTCTACTTATAGTGCAAGGCCCCTCAGTTAATGAAGTACCTGGCCGCTTACGCCCTAATCAGTCTCTCCGGGAAGACACCCTCGAAGGCTGATGTGGAAGCAGTCCTGAAAGCTGCTGGTGTCCCTGTCGACTCTTCTCGCGTTGAGGAGCTTCTTTCCGAAGTTGAAGGAAAAGACTTCGATGCCCTCTGTGCTGAGGGTAAGGCAAAACTTGTTGGAGGAGTCACCGCCGGTGGAGCGGCCCCTTCAGGTGGTGCTGCCGCTCCCGCGGCTGCTGCTAGCGCCCctgctgcagctgctgccGAAGCTGAGGAAGAAGACGATGACGATATGGGTTTCGGGCTCTTTGACTAGGGATGTTTTGAACATATGTGTTTCtatgttttgtgttgctacAGCGCTTCTTTTAACTCCTCCGTTCAtaccgtttttcttttctttgcactGACTGCCAATGCACTGTTACGGAGGTCAAGTTCTCTGTTGCCGTGGCAGTTTCACCCTTGGCCACTTGACGACGGTGCTTGACTTTCCTCCTAATTTCCCGAGGTGAGGGAGAAAAGCGGTATGAAGCaaatttccttccccttgGCTTTACTTCTCTACTTATAGTGCAAGGCCCCTCAGTTAATGAAGTACCTGGCCGCTTACGCCCTAATCAGTCTCTCCGGGAAGACACCCTCGAAGGCTGATGTGGAAGCAGTCCTGAAAGCTGCTGGTGTCCCTGTCGACTCTTCTCGCGTTGAGGAGCTTCTTTCCGAAGTTGAAGGAAAAGACTTCGATGCCCTCTGTGCTGAGGGTAAGGCAAAACTTGTTGGAGGAGTCACCGCCGGTGGAGCAGCCCCTTCGGGTGGTGCTGCCGCTCCCGCGGCT
Proteins encoded:
- a CDS encoding 60S acidic ribosomal protein P2, putative, yielding MKYLAAYALISLSGKTPSKADVEAVLKAAGVPVDSSRVEELLSEVEGKDFDALCAEGKAKLVGGVTAGGAAPSGGAAAPAAAASAPAAAAAEAEEEDDDDMGFGLFD
- a CDS encoding 60S acidic ribosomal protein P2, putative; this translates as MKYLAAYALISLSGKTPSKADVEAVLKAAGVPVDSSRVEELLSEVEGKDFDALCAEGKAKLVGGVTAGGAAPSGGAAAPAAAASAPAAAAAEAEEEDDDDMGFGLFD